A stretch of the Ctenopharyngodon idella isolate HZGC_01 chromosome 14, HZGC01, whole genome shotgun sequence genome encodes the following:
- the c1galt1c1 gene encoding C1GALT1-specific chaperone 1, with translation MMSEGSSFMKGMVLGGLFCLVMTYFETFNPGNHSEGHLHLHHHLKPLSKEELQKLSEGQMSDLTQQVRVYCLIMVTPKLLVHWATANDTWSKHCDKSVFYTSESSKALEAFDQQEQDEWARMRKAIKHAFENAGDLRWFFLARPTTFAIIENLKYLVLEKDSSQPFYIGHTEKSGELDYVEYDSGIVLSYEAMRRLIEIFKDEDKCPERGNALWKMPEEKQLATCLKYSGVFAENGEDAQGKGLFNKKSVSSMISDSMGQNPADVVEACCPDMAITFGGMSPSQMQVLMYGVYRLRPYGHDFHDSLTFLPPKDSDND, from the coding sequence ATGATGTCTGAGGGCAGTTCGTTTATGAAAGGAATGGTCCTAGGGGGTTTATTCTGCCTGGTGATGACTTACTTTGAGACCTTTAATCCAGGAAACCACTCAGAAGGTCACCTGCATCTCCACCATCATCTGAAACCTCTCAGCAAAGAAGAACTACAAAAGTTATCAGAGGGTCAGATGTCTGATCTCACCCAGCAGGTTCGAGTGTACTGTCTCATCATGGTCACTCCCAAGCTCCTGGTCCACTGGGCAACAGCCAACGACACTTGGAGCAAACACTGCGACAAATCTGTGTTCTACACGTCCGAATCTTCCAAAGCTCTAGAGGCGTTTGACCAACAGGAACAGGATGAGTGGGCTAGGATGCGCAAAGCCATCAAACACGCCTTCGAGAATGCCGGAGACCTGCGCTGGTTCTTCTTGGCTCGGCCCACCACATTTGCAATTATAGAGAACCTCAAGTATTTGGTATTGGAAAAAGATTCAAGCCAGCCATTTTACATTGGCCACACGGAAAAGTCCGGAGAGCTGGATTATGTGGAGTACGACAGTGGGATTGTGCTGAGCTACGAAGCAATGAGAAGGCTGATAGAGATATTCAAAGATGAGGACAAATGCCCAGAGCGAGGAAATGCCTTGTGGAAGATGCCTGAAGAAAAGCAGCTCGCCACCTGTCTGAAGTACAGCGGGGTGTTCGCTGAAAATGGAGAGGATGCGCAAGGCAAAGGGCTTTTTAACAAGAAGAGCGTCAGCTCCATGATTTCCGACAGCATGGGCCAAAACCCAGCTGACGTCGTGGAGGCCTGTTGCCCTGACATGGCCATCACTTTCGGTGGCATGTCTCCAAGCCAGATGCAGGTCTTGATGTATGGTGTCTACAGACTCCGGCCGTATGGACACGACTTTCATGATTCCTTGACATTTCTGCCTCCTAAAGACTCTGATAATGACTGA